The following is a genomic window from Halichoerus grypus chromosome 5, mHalGry1.hap1.1, whole genome shotgun sequence.
aGGATTGAAATAaggagagtcagagagaaaagagaaaacttgaGGAAAGTGATTCTGCATACTCACCTTCGAAGGGTAAGGTAATGATCCAGGGCTCGTCTTCTTGTGGGGCTCATGGGTGCAGGGGACGAGACAGTTGCTGGCTCTTTGGCCTGTGGGCCAACCCCAGGCATGGGTTCCCTAGTGATCTTCCCACTCCCAGGCTCAACCTCTGGGGGTGGCAAAGGGGAATGGGAGACAGAGGGACGAGGGGTTTCTGGTCTGGGTAGAGAAGAATCAATGTCTATAAAAGTGATAAAGGAAAAGGGCCAATTCTCCTATGACTCCCAACCCCTTACAGCAGTGCTTCCTAAACTGTGTTCCTCAAGATATTAATAAATGCCCTGCATAAGAAAGAATTTTGgaatcaatgaatttttaaaagtctaggttaaaatttttgaggtttttttaatcttaagaCTTTGTAGAGCCCTTCAAATATACTAATATTACTATTCTTCAAGTAGGATTACAAAGTGCaatttctgaaacaaacaaacaaaaaaaggcaaaatcctCTTTTTCCTGAAATAGCAGTTAACATCTCTGGAATACTCGTATTCCTGAGAATACAATTTGGAATACCATCATTTTAGAGCCATTtatctcctctgtccctccctaccTCTGGCTTTCCAACCCCACAGACCTGTACTTCCGGCGGCAGCAACTGTTATAGTAAGGAGCTCTGTGCAGAGCACTTTGGGTGGTAAGTCGAGTCTGGGTTAACAGAGGAGCCTGGTATGGAGATGGGAAACAGAGTCAGAGTCTTCAGAGCTAGAAAGAAGTCAAAGCCCTTCAAGCCTAAGGTGTGCAGCAGGCCCACCTGAaacacacccccccaccccccccacccccgccactaCCTCAGCCTTGGTCTCTGACGGCCTCAATTCATTCTGCTGTCTTGGACTCTGGTCCATTCCCTTTCCTGGCTGCTTCTTGCCATAGAAAAGCTGCAGGCCTGAGGATTGAGgggaagagaattaaaaacagaacagcaGAGTATCTGCAGACATTTGGAGAGTTTATTCTCTAACCCCCTGTCTTCCCTCAAACTTACTGGACAGATGTTTCTTGCCTGCACGGTGGGCAGTCAGCATGGCCAGGGTGTCCAGTACAGGTCGGTGGGGACAGATGGCACAAGCAAAGCTGGAGATGAGGAGAGAAGATATTTGGTCCCGAGTGAGTGGGGTCTGGGCTGTTGGTCCCACCTTGACCTAGCAATCCTTTCCAAAGCCAAACTCTGAGGTCTCCCAATCTCCACCACCCACATCCCTGTCCCTCACTCCTCACCAAAGAATCCTAGATACTCCCGCTCTCCCCGCTTgataacaaaattttattaagCTTCCAACCGCAGAACCCTCAGGCTTGATCACCCCTCGCGCTCACCGTCCATCCCGTAGCATCAGCGCCTCATCCTCTGGGATGTAACTGGCCAGCAGGTCCCCGACTCTTCGTTTCTACAGGGGGTAACAGGACGGCATCGGCCGGAGGGAGGGACGGAAGGGAAACGACAGGGACGAGGATTGAAAGGGAATAAGGACCATGAGAACAGAAATCAGAGCGAAAAAGGGGTCACTACCCAGCTCTAGCCGCTCCCTCCCGCGTCCTCCCCCCAACCGCAGCTGTTGCCACAGCAACAAAACAGCTCCTTCACAGGGCAGTGAA
Proteins encoded in this region:
- the SCNM1 gene encoding sodium channel modifier 1, with amino-acid sequence MSFKREGDDWSQLNVLKKRRVGDLLASYIPEDEALMLRDGRFACAICPHRPVLDTLAMLTAHRAGKKHLSSLQLFYGKKQPGKGMDQSPRQQNELRPSETKAEAPLLTQTRLTTQSALHRAPYYNSCCRRKYRPETPRPSVSHSPLPPPEVEPGSGKITREPMPGVGPQAKEPATVSSPAPMSPTRRRALDHYLTLRSSGWIPDGQGRWVKDENVEFDSDEEEPPDLPLD